In the Piscinibacter sp. XHJ-5 genome, one interval contains:
- a CDS encoding Gfo/Idh/MocA family oxidoreductase, with protein MPTQSLGIIMHGVTGRMGMNQHLIRSIVAIRQKGGVPLANGDRVMPDPILIGRNAEKIEALAREHGIARWGTNLDAALANRSDTVFFDAGTTQMRPTLLAQAIRAGKHVYCEKPIATNLNEAVEVCRLARQAGVKHGAVQDKLFLPGLRKLDMLRRAGFFGRLLAVRIEFGYWVFEGDLQPIQRPSWNYRAEDGGGIILDMLCHWRYVLDNLFGEVKSVSCIGATHIAQRWDESGQPYKATADDAAYATFQLQGHGGEDVIAQVNSSWCTRVRRDDLVTFHVDGTHGSAVAGLTECRSQSRVNTPKPVWNPDVEQTLPFFEQWQEVPDTQVYDNGFKLQWEHFIRHVVEDAPYRWTLPEGAKGVQLVEAALQSWKERRWIDVPELSL; from the coding sequence ATGCCGACCCAGTCCCTCGGAATCATCATGCACGGCGTGACAGGCCGCATGGGCATGAACCAGCACCTGATCCGCTCCATCGTGGCGATCCGGCAGAAAGGCGGCGTCCCGCTCGCCAACGGCGACCGCGTCATGCCCGACCCCATTCTCATCGGCCGCAATGCCGAGAAGATCGAAGCGCTGGCGCGGGAGCACGGCATCGCGCGCTGGGGCACCAACCTCGACGCCGCCCTCGCGAATCGAAGCGACACGGTGTTCTTCGACGCCGGCACCACGCAGATGCGTCCCACCCTGCTCGCCCAGGCGATCCGGGCCGGCAAGCATGTGTACTGCGAGAAGCCGATCGCCACCAACCTCAACGAGGCGGTGGAAGTGTGCCGACTCGCCCGGCAGGCGGGCGTCAAGCACGGGGCGGTGCAGGACAAGCTGTTCCTGCCGGGACTGCGCAAGCTCGACATGCTGCGCCGCGCCGGCTTCTTCGGTCGTCTGCTGGCGGTGCGCATCGAGTTCGGCTACTGGGTGTTCGAAGGCGACCTGCAGCCCATCCAGCGGCCGTCTTGGAATTACCGCGCCGAGGACGGCGGCGGCATCATCCTCGACATGCTGTGTCACTGGCGCTATGTGCTGGACAACCTGTTCGGCGAGGTGAAGTCGGTGTCGTGCATAGGCGCCACCCACATCGCGCAGCGCTGGGACGAGTCGGGCCAGCCGTACAAGGCGACGGCCGACGATGCGGCCTACGCGACCTTCCAGCTGCAAGGCCACGGCGGAGAGGACGTGATCGCGCAGGTCAACAGCTCCTGGTGCACCCGCGTGCGGCGCGACGACCTGGTCACCTTCCACGTCGACGGCACCCACGGTTCGGCGGTGGCCGGGCTCACCGAGTGCCGCAGCCAGTCGCGCGTGAACACGCCCAAGCCGGTGTGGAACCCCGACGTCGAGCAGACCCTGCCGTTCTTCGAGCAGTGGCAGGAGGTGCCCGACACGCAGGTCTACGACAACGGCTTCAAGCTGCAGTGGGAGCACTTCATCCGCCACGTGGTCGAGGATGCGCCCTACCGCTGGACGCTGCCCGAAGGCGCGAAGGGCGTGCAGCTGGTGGAAGCGGCGCTGCAAAGCTGGAAGGAAAGGCGCTGGATCGACGTGCCGGAGCTTTCGCTATGA
- a CDS encoding dihydrodipicolinate synthase family protein — translation MSLVLQMPQADGRLQPYTLSGRAPWTAPAKPRFNRIAYSAAHVVADPRAANDPWLDCTIDWDTTIAYRRRLWSMGLGVAEAMDTAQRGMGLDWPTSLELIRRSLDAARDMPGARIASGCGTDHLAPETVHSVDDVIRAYEEQMAAIERLGGRLILMASRALARAASGPHDYERVYDRVLRQAREPVILHWLGDMFDPALRGYWGHAEADAAMETALAVIAAHADKVDGIKISLLDKDKEIAMRRRLPPGVRMYTGDDFNYAELIAGDGVGAAPTQQHSDALLGIFDAIAPAASAALAALASGDKAGFHEILAPTVPLSRHVFRAPTRFYKTGVVFMAWLNGHQDHFLMVGGQQSARSLIHFAELLRLADAAGLIEQPELAARRMKTLLALHGIES, via the coding sequence ATGAGCCTCGTCCTGCAAATGCCCCAGGCCGACGGGCGGTTGCAGCCGTACACGCTCAGCGGCCGCGCGCCGTGGACCGCACCGGCGAAGCCGCGCTTCAACCGCATCGCCTATTCGGCCGCGCATGTCGTGGCCGACCCACGCGCAGCCAACGATCCGTGGCTCGATTGCACGATCGACTGGGACACGACCATCGCCTACCGGCGGCGCCTGTGGTCCATGGGCCTGGGCGTCGCCGAAGCGATGGACACGGCGCAACGCGGCATGGGTCTCGACTGGCCGACATCGCTGGAGCTGATCCGCCGCTCGCTGGACGCGGCGCGCGACATGCCGGGCGCTCGCATCGCATCGGGCTGCGGCACCGACCACCTCGCGCCCGAGACAGTGCACAGCGTCGACGACGTGATCCGCGCATACGAAGAGCAGATGGCCGCGATCGAGCGCCTCGGCGGCCGGCTCATCCTGATGGCCAGCCGGGCGCTGGCGCGAGCCGCAAGCGGCCCGCACGACTACGAGCGCGTCTACGACCGCGTGCTGCGCCAGGCGCGCGAGCCGGTCATCCTGCATTGGCTGGGCGACATGTTCGACCCGGCGTTGCGCGGCTACTGGGGCCACGCCGAAGCCGATGCCGCGATGGAGACGGCGCTCGCCGTCATCGCGGCGCATGCCGACAAGGTGGACGGCATCAAGATTTCGCTGCTCGACAAGGACAAGGAAATCGCGATGCGCCGCCGGCTCCCGCCCGGCGTGCGCATGTACACCGGCGACGACTTCAACTATGCCGAGCTGATCGCCGGCGACGGCGTCGGCGCCGCGCCGACGCAACAGCACAGCGACGCGCTGCTCGGCATCTTCGACGCGATCGCCCCGGCGGCGAGCGCTGCGCTCGCCGCGCTGGCATCGGGCGACAAGGCCGGCTTCCACGAGATCCTCGCGCCGACGGTGCCGCTGTCGCGTCACGTCTTTCGAGCACCCACGCGCTTCTACAAGACCGGGGTCGTGTTCATGGCCTGGCTCAACGGCCACCAGGACCACTTCCTGATGGTCGGCGGGCAGCAGAGCGCACGCTCGCTGATCCACTTTGCCGAGCTGCTCCGGCTGGCCGACGCGGCCGGCCTCATCGAGCAGCCGGAGCTCGCGGCCCGGCGCATGAAGACGCTGCTGGCCTTGCACGGCATCGAATCCTGA
- a CDS encoding sugar phosphate isomerase/epimerase family protein, with protein sequence MRDFSADHRWLSINTATVRAQWPLDRIVDECARRGIRAISPWRDQVAAVGLQAVARQIRDLGLALSGYCRGGMFPASTREARQLALEDNRRAVDEAKTLDAPCLVLVVGGLPGALAGRPEHKDIAAARQEVRDGIAATLAYAQDVGMPLAIEPLHPMYAADRACVNTLEQALDLCDALDPSRSGALGVAVDLYHVWWDPKLQQQIARAGRERLLAFHVCDWLVPTRDLLNDRGMMGDGVIDIPRIRGWVEDAGFAGYSEVEIFSSENWWKRDGGEVLATCIERHRCAV encoded by the coding sequence ATGCGCGACTTCTCCGCTGACCATCGCTGGCTCTCCATCAACACGGCGACCGTGCGGGCACAGTGGCCGCTGGACCGCATCGTCGACGAATGCGCGCGCCGCGGCATCCGCGCCATCTCGCCGTGGCGCGACCAGGTGGCCGCGGTCGGTCTGCAAGCCGTCGCGCGGCAGATCCGCGACCTCGGCCTGGCGCTGTCAGGCTATTGCCGCGGCGGCATGTTTCCGGCATCGACCCGCGAAGCCCGGCAGCTCGCGCTGGAGGACAACCGCCGCGCGGTCGACGAGGCGAAGACGCTGGACGCGCCTTGTCTCGTGCTGGTCGTCGGCGGTCTGCCCGGCGCCCTCGCCGGGCGGCCCGAGCACAAGGACATTGCCGCCGCTCGCCAGGAGGTGCGCGACGGCATCGCCGCCACGCTGGCATACGCGCAAGACGTCGGCATGCCGCTGGCCATCGAGCCGCTGCATCCGATGTACGCCGCCGACCGCGCGTGCGTCAACACGCTGGAGCAGGCCCTCGATCTGTGCGATGCGCTCGATCCTTCACGCAGCGGTGCGCTGGGCGTCGCCGTGGACCTGTACCACGTGTGGTGGGATCCCAAGCTGCAGCAGCAGATCGCCCGCGCCGGTCGCGAGCGCCTGCTGGCCTTTCACGTCTGCGACTGGCTGGTGCCGACCCGCGACCTTCTGAACGACCGCGGGATGATGGGCGATGGCGTCATCGACATCCCGCGCATACGCGGCTGGGTCGAGGACGCAGGGTTCGCGGGCTACAGCGAGGTCGAGATCTTCTCGAGCGAGAACTGGTGGAAGCGCGACGGCGGCGAGGTGCTCGCCACCTGCATCGAGCGCCACCGCTGTGCGGTGTGA
- a CDS encoding DUF535 family protein produces the protein MLLLWKHLVGVFVAARHADGWLDACVRFIGAARAVFTYRKHRELLALEIVDKYVSDDGQGDALFHISHRHYLSTELSFRERIDCALTHYRYEGQSYTAAYKEAVYHHQGLTLWSRRVDSRRYALVLRATTDLRHEGGISVVLLADGHCLNEMSFAWVPGELLGLDRDVVPFITRNQSAHHDTAPVVQFRQDFPQNSPSYFCLAAMHGIAEANGKPHLAGIRHDCQIAFDERYASSFRSSYCDFWKSFGGVEQCRQAYLMPVPLVPPPLSSVKAKHRGRAIERRRHWSEISSGAAAIAALYVRDRKNRNAGAGAHVLHHLMPHLSTLMSLAMVF, from the coding sequence ATGTTGTTGCTCTGGAAACACTTGGTCGGTGTATTCGTCGCGGCGCGGCATGCCGACGGATGGCTCGACGCCTGCGTTCGCTTCATCGGCGCGGCACGCGCCGTGTTCACGTACCGCAAGCACCGAGAGCTGCTGGCCCTCGAAATCGTCGACAAGTACGTCAGCGACGACGGCCAGGGCGATGCGCTGTTCCACATCAGCCACCGGCACTACCTGTCCACCGAGTTGAGCTTTCGCGAGCGCATCGACTGCGCCCTGACGCACTACCGCTACGAGGGTCAGAGCTACACCGCCGCCTACAAGGAGGCGGTGTATCACCACCAGGGCCTCACGCTGTGGTCGCGCCGTGTCGATAGCCGGCGCTATGCGCTGGTGCTGCGGGCGACCACCGACCTGCGCCACGAGGGAGGCATCAGCGTCGTGCTGCTTGCCGACGGCCACTGCCTCAACGAGATGTCCTTCGCCTGGGTTCCGGGCGAGCTGCTCGGCCTGGACCGCGACGTGGTGCCGTTCATCACCCGCAACCAGTCGGCGCACCACGACACGGCGCCCGTCGTGCAGTTCCGCCAGGACTTCCCGCAGAACTCGCCGTCCTACTTCTGCCTCGCGGCCATGCACGGCATCGCCGAGGCGAACGGCAAGCCGCACCTCGCGGGCATCCGGCACGACTGCCAGATTGCGTTCGACGAGCGCTACGCGTCCAGCTTTCGCAGCTCCTACTGCGACTTCTGGAAGTCGTTCGGCGGCGTGGAACAGTGTCGCCAGGCCTATCTGATGCCCGTGCCGCTGGTGCCGCCGCCGCTGTCCAGCGTCAAGGCCAAGCACCGCGGACGCGCCATCGAGCGGCGCCGCCATTGGTCGGAGATCTCCTCCGGCGCCGCCGCCATCGCCGCGCTGTACGTGCGGGACAGAAAGAACCGCAACGCGGGTGCCGGCGCGCACGTTCTGCACCACCTCATGCCGCACCTGTCGACGCTGATGTCGCTCGCGATGGTGTTCTGA
- a CDS encoding sugar phosphate isomerase/epimerase family protein, whose amino-acid sequence MKLALCNEVLRHLPFESQCATAAALGYAGLELAPFTLAEDPSRLGAADGRRLRRIAADHGIVLASLHWLLAKPDGLSIATADPAQHARTVDVLKRLVDFAAACGADVLVHGSPTQRAPGPGQSIDDALARVEAGLAELAPHAGAAGVVYCIEPLGPFETPVINTLAQAVALVDRIDSPALRTMLDVSAASHAEDDDAPALLRRYLPSGHIAHVQLNDHNRRGPGQGDTPIVPILQALRELDYRGWMAVEAFDYHPDAIGCAAFSGGFVRGVMQALGSVR is encoded by the coding sequence ATGAAGCTCGCGCTGTGCAACGAGGTGCTGCGGCACCTGCCGTTCGAATCGCAATGCGCGACGGCCGCCGCGCTGGGCTACGCCGGCCTCGAGCTGGCGCCCTTCACGCTGGCGGAAGACCCTTCGCGCCTCGGCGCAGCCGACGGCCGGCGGCTGCGCCGCATCGCGGCCGATCACGGCATCGTGCTCGCCAGCCTGCACTGGCTGCTCGCCAAGCCCGACGGGCTGTCGATCGCCACGGCCGACCCCGCACAGCATGCACGCACGGTGGACGTGCTCAAGCGGCTGGTCGACTTCGCCGCTGCCTGCGGTGCGGACGTGCTGGTCCACGGCTCGCCGACGCAGCGCGCCCCGGGACCCGGCCAGAGCATCGACGACGCGCTCGCACGGGTGGAGGCCGGTCTTGCCGAGCTCGCGCCGCACGCCGGCGCGGCGGGCGTCGTCTACTGCATCGAGCCGCTCGGGCCGTTCGAGACGCCGGTGATCAACACGCTGGCGCAGGCGGTCGCCCTGGTCGACCGCATCGATTCGCCGGCGCTGCGCACCATGCTCGACGTCAGCGCCGCTTCGCACGCAGAAGACGACGACGCACCCGCGCTGCTGCGCCGCTACCTTCCCAGCGGCCACATCGCGCACGTGCAGCTCAACGACCACAACCGCCGGGGACCCGGCCAGGGCGACACGCCCATCGTGCCGATCCTGCAGGCGCTGCGCGAGCTCGACTACCGCGGCTGGATGGCCGTCGAGGCCTTCGACTATCACCCCGACGCGATCGGCTGCGCCGCCTTCAGCGGCGGCTTCGTGCGCGGCGTGATGCAGGCCTTGGGGAGCGTGAGATGA
- a CDS encoding tripartite tricarboxylate transporter permease, with the protein MLDGLRMLGHSLLGFASFWPLLYALGATLLGILIGCMPGLSATLAIALLTTLTIKMPPNDAILILICAYVGTIYGGSRTAILLNIPGTAANAAACLDGHQLARQGQAGRAMGIATTGSVVGSLFGVVCLALLTPTLGEVALAFGAFEFFWLALFGVMMSGSIAGSDPVKGWLMGFLGLFATLIGQDGIHAVNRFTFGIKDLEGGVSLIPALIGAFGFSEILTVLAEPASRATINAVDSVLPRLRDVLVYWKTILRSGVIGVYVGILPGVGEDMAAWSSYAAARRASKEKEKYGKGSVEGLIAAETGDNASIPGGIIPALALAIPGSAPSAVLMAAMIIHGVQPGPMLMVNQPQFVYDVVAMTLMATLAMLFFGLFLVKPLLAIVRIPRVIIMPVIFVLCTVGSYAIASRLFDVYLMLIIGVGAFFLRRHGYPIPPFVLGLVLGDILDKSLRRGLTLSNGDFTPFLARPICALLAFITIFTMLMYVPAFNRMVHASWSRAKALVRWRAVS; encoded by the coding sequence ATGCTTGACGGCCTTCGCATGCTGGGCCATTCGCTGCTCGGCTTCGCATCGTTCTGGCCGCTGCTGTATGCGCTGGGAGCGACGCTGCTCGGCATCCTGATCGGCTGCATGCCGGGTCTGTCGGCCACGCTGGCGATCGCGCTGCTGACCACGCTGACGATCAAGATGCCGCCCAACGACGCGATCCTGATCCTCATCTGTGCCTACGTCGGCACGATCTATGGCGGCAGCCGCACGGCCATCCTGCTCAACATCCCCGGCACGGCGGCGAATGCGGCGGCCTGCCTCGACGGCCACCAGCTTGCCAGGCAGGGACAGGCCGGCCGCGCGATGGGCATCGCCACCACCGGCTCCGTGGTCGGCTCGCTGTTCGGCGTGGTCTGCCTGGCACTGCTGACCCCCACGCTCGGCGAAGTGGCACTCGCGTTCGGCGCCTTCGAATTCTTCTGGCTGGCGCTGTTCGGCGTGATGATGTCCGGCAGCATCGCCGGCTCCGATCCGGTCAAGGGCTGGCTCATGGGATTTCTCGGGCTGTTCGCGACGCTGATCGGACAGGACGGCATCCACGCGGTGAACCGCTTCACGTTCGGCATCAAGGACCTCGAAGGCGGCGTGTCGCTGATCCCCGCGCTGATCGGCGCCTTCGGCTTCTCCGAGATCCTCACCGTGCTGGCCGAGCCGGCCAGCCGCGCGACCATCAATGCCGTCGACTCGGTGCTGCCGCGACTTCGCGACGTGCTGGTCTACTGGAAGACCATCCTGCGCTCCGGCGTGATCGGCGTGTACGTCGGCATCCTGCCCGGGGTCGGCGAAGACATGGCCGCATGGTCCTCGTATGCGGCAGCAAGGCGCGCCAGCAAGGAAAAGGAGAAGTACGGCAAGGGTTCGGTCGAGGGGCTCATCGCGGCCGAGACCGGCGACAACGCGTCCATCCCGGGCGGCATCATCCCGGCGCTCGCGCTCGCCATCCCCGGTTCGGCTCCGTCGGCCGTGCTGATGGCCGCGATGATCATCCACGGCGTCCAGCCGGGTCCGATGCTGATGGTGAACCAGCCGCAGTTCGTCTACGACGTCGTTGCGATGACGCTGATGGCGACGCTCGCCATGCTCTTTTTCGGGCTGTTCCTCGTGAAGCCGCTGCTGGCGATCGTGCGCATCCCCCGCGTGATCATCATGCCGGTCATCTTCGTGCTGTGCACCGTCGGCTCGTACGCGATCGCCTCGCGCCTGTTCGACGTGTACCTCATGCTCATCATCGGCGTGGGCGCCTTCTTCCTGCGCCGCCACGGCTACCCGATTCCTCCGTTCGTGCTGGGCCTCGTGCTGGGCGACATCCTCGACAAGAGCCTGCGCCGCGGGCTCACGCTGTCCAATGGCGACTTCACGCCGTTCCTCGCACGGCCGATCTGCGCGCTGCTCGCCTTCATCACGATCTTCACCATGCTGATGTATGTGCCGGCCTTCAACCGCATGGTCCACGCAAGCTGGTCGCGGGCAAAGGCGCTGGTGCGCTGGAGGGCCGTGTCATGA
- a CDS encoding MFS transporter, which translates to MNSTSLPAPGMRQDAAVIGLVGLAHGISHFSQLLLAPLFPWLKEAFGVSYAELGLLMTIFFVVSCAVQALSGFVVDRFGPRPILFGGLGLLAAAAFGFAASTHYAMLALFSVVAGVGNGVFHPVDYTLLNRKVHPSRLGHAFSVHGITGSLGWALAPAMLVPLTLAFSWRVALSCAGVVILAVLALLWMQRAPLALEMAPARKAGAHGSVEGRFDFLGIPAVWMCFAFFLFYAMALSGVQAFAPEAARLLHDVPTQVAAVCLTVYMVCAAGGMVVGGFLASDPARCERIVGAGFGAAALVALLLGFAAVPAAMVPVLFGAMGFGAGIAGPSRDLLVKRSSPDGATGRVYGIVYSGLDIGQAVAPLLFGTLMDLHRPAEVWLGIAVVQAVLVVSAFNVRRARRTVIASVHP; encoded by the coding sequence ATGAATTCGACCTCCCTGCCGGCCCCTGGGATGCGCCAGGACGCCGCCGTCATCGGTCTCGTCGGCCTCGCGCACGGGATCAGCCACTTCAGCCAACTCCTGCTCGCCCCCTTGTTCCCGTGGCTGAAAGAGGCCTTCGGGGTGAGCTACGCCGAGCTGGGATTGCTGATGACGATCTTCTTCGTCGTCTCGTGTGCGGTGCAGGCGCTGTCCGGCTTCGTCGTCGACCGATTCGGGCCGCGGCCCATCCTTTTCGGGGGGCTCGGGCTGCTCGCAGCGGCCGCCTTCGGCTTCGCCGCCAGCACCCACTACGCGATGCTGGCGCTGTTTTCGGTGGTGGCCGGCGTGGGCAACGGGGTGTTCCACCCGGTCGACTACACGCTGCTGAACCGCAAGGTCCACCCTTCGCGGCTGGGTCACGCCTTCAGCGTGCATGGCATCACCGGCAGCCTCGGCTGGGCGCTGGCGCCGGCAATGCTGGTGCCGCTGACCCTCGCCTTCTCGTGGCGCGTGGCGCTGTCCTGCGCCGGGGTGGTGATCCTGGCCGTGCTGGCGCTGCTGTGGATGCAGCGGGCGCCGCTGGCGCTGGAGATGGCGCCGGCCCGCAAGGCCGGGGCGCACGGGAGCGTCGAAGGCCGCTTCGACTTTCTCGGCATCCCGGCCGTCTGGATGTGCTTCGCCTTCTTCCTGTTCTACGCCATGGCGCTGAGCGGCGTGCAGGCCTTTGCCCCGGAGGCGGCGCGGCTGCTGCACGACGTGCCGACGCAGGTCGCCGCGGTGTGCCTCACGGTGTACATGGTCTGCGCGGCCGGCGGGATGGTCGTCGGCGGCTTCCTCGCCTCCGACCCGGCGCGCTGCGAGCGCATCGTCGGCGCGGGATTCGGGGCGGCGGCGCTGGTCGCGCTGCTGCTCGGGTTTGCGGCGGTGCCGGCGGCCATGGTGCCGGTGCTGTTCGGGGCGATGGGCTTCGGCGCGGGCATCGCCGGGCCTTCGCGCGATCTGCTGGTCAAGCGATCCTCACCCGACGGCGCGACCGGACGGGTGTACGGCATCGTCTACTCGGGTCTGGACATCGGGCAGGCGGTCGCGCCGCTGCTGTTCGGCACGCTGATGGACCTGCATCGGCCGGCCGAGGTGTGGCTGGGCATCGCCGTGGTCCAGGCGGTGCTCGTGGTGAGCGCCTTCAACGTGCGGCGAGCGCGACGAACCGTCATCGCGTCCGTCCATCCCTAG
- a CDS encoding helix-turn-helix transcriptional regulator encodes MKTLLAPTPIGPLTPHLYRPTARRPVRAKEHRLRTDTRVVPHCHPWGQLAISATGVVRLTVEHGTYLVPPSRALWIPPGVEHAVTVIEDADLRTLYLHDDPAPPPAWKQCRVLEVSDLLRALAMAMDIRADGAAALVADELERERRLGALVLDELRRARPVRLGVDLPADKRLRMLCEAVLDDPTRHATLDGWARDSGASTRTVARLFRQQLGTTFLQWRQQVLLARALALAARKLPMATIAAELGYASPSAFSAMVRRSVGAPPSRFFG; translated from the coding sequence ATGAAGACCCTCCTGGCCCCGACGCCGATCGGCCCGCTGACACCGCACCTGTACCGACCCACCGCGCGGCGGCCGGTTCGCGCCAAGGAGCATCGGCTGCGCACCGACACCCGGGTCGTGCCGCACTGCCATCCCTGGGGTCAGCTGGCGATCTCGGCCACCGGCGTAGTGCGGCTCACCGTCGAGCACGGCACCTACCTGGTTCCGCCGTCGCGGGCGCTGTGGATTCCGCCGGGTGTCGAGCATGCCGTGACGGTGATCGAAGACGCGGATCTGCGCACGCTGTACCTGCACGACGATCCGGCGCCGCCGCCCGCCTGGAAGCAATGCCGGGTGCTGGAGGTGTCGGACCTGCTGCGGGCACTCGCGATGGCGATGGACATCCGTGCCGATGGCGCCGCCGCGCTGGTCGCCGACGAGCTGGAGCGCGAGCGGCGCCTGGGCGCACTGGTGCTCGACGAGCTGCGGCGCGCCCGCCCGGTGCGCCTGGGCGTCGACCTGCCGGCCGACAAGCGGCTTCGCATGCTGTGTGAAGCGGTGCTGGACGACCCCACGCGGCACGCGACGCTGGACGGCTGGGCGCGCGACTCCGGCGCCAGCACGCGCACCGTCGCGCGCCTGTTCCGCCAGCAGCTCGGCACCACCTTCCTGCAATGGCGGCAGCAGGTGCTGCTGGCACGGGCCCTCGCGTTGGCGGCGCGCAAGCTGCCGATGGCCACCATCGCCGCCGAACTCGGGTACGCCAGCCCCAGCGCTTTCAGCGCCATGGTGCGGCGGTCCGTCGGCGCGCCGCCGAGCCGGTTCTTCGGCTGA